One Chitinophagales bacterium genomic window carries:
- the scpA gene encoding segregation and condensation protein A, translating to MAHSASYEIKLPQFEGPFDLLLFFIERDELDIYDIPIKKITDDFLDYLHQAEALNIELASEFILVAATLMRIKAKMLLPRKERDEQGNEIDPRQELVQRLVEYKQFKEVVEELTRMEEERMKLFSRGNIQRDLIRLSELSEGDAELHSLTLFKLFNAFSSVLKRYEQQEKVKHTVIKYPYTIEETKTNLIGRLKKEAYESFENIFRTCESRIHAIFTFLAMLELIQQNLIELKLGEGINNFWVKLA from the coding sequence ATGGCACACTCAGCTTCTTACGAAATAAAACTGCCTCAGTTTGAAGGCCCCTTTGACCTTTTGCTTTTTTTTATTGAGCGGGATGAACTGGATATCTATGATATTCCGATAAAAAAAATAACGGATGATTTTCTGGACTACCTCCATCAGGCTGAAGCGTTGAATATTGAGTTGGCCAGCGAATTTATTCTGGTGGCGGCCACGCTTATGCGTATTAAGGCAAAGATGCTGCTGCCCAGAAAAGAGCGGGACGAGCAGGGCAACGAAATTGACCCGCGGCAGGAGCTGGTACAACGTTTGGTGGAATACAAGCAGTTTAAAGAAGTGGTGGAGGAGCTCACCCGGATGGAGGAAGAACGCATGAAGTTATTCTCGCGCGGCAACATTCAGCGTGACCTGATAAGGCTCAGCGAACTGAGCGAAGGGGATGCTGAACTCCATTCACTTACCCTGTTTAAGCTCTTTAACGCCTTCAGCAGCGTATTGAAGAGGTATGAACAGCAGGAAAAAGTGAAGCATACGGTGATAAAATATCCTTACACCATAGAAGAAACCAAAACCAATCTGATCGGCAGGCTGAAAAAGGAAGCTTATGAGAGCTTTGAAAATATCTTCCGGACATGCGAAAGCCGCATACACGCCATTTTTACCTTTCTTGCCATGCTGGAGCTGATTCAGCAAAACCTTATTGAGCTGAAGCTGGGCGAAGGCATAAACAATTTCTGGGTGAAGCTCGCTTGA
- a CDS encoding MBL fold hydrolase → MTQVTQFTFNMFQENTYLLFDETGQCVIIDPGCHTNRERQELTRYIDSEQLKPVMLINTHCHVDHIMGNRFIYDTYQLKPVMHRLELPVLQAADRVAAYFGVQVEESPLPEEFLEEGDIVQVGNMQLEVIFTPGHSPGEICLYCRAEQFLIAGDVLFYQSIGRTDLPGGDYETLIASIKKKILPLGDEVKVYSGHGPETTIGFERRNNPFLL, encoded by the coding sequence ATGACTCAGGTTACTCAATTTACTTTCAATATGTTTCAGGAAAATACCTATTTGCTGTTCGATGAAACGGGTCAATGCGTGATTATAGACCCGGGCTGCCACACCAACCGCGAACGGCAGGAACTCACCCGCTATATTGACTCCGAACAACTCAAACCCGTGATGCTCATTAACACCCATTGCCATGTAGACCATATCATGGGTAATAGGTTTATTTACGACACCTACCAGCTTAAACCGGTCATGCACCGGCTGGAATTGCCTGTATTGCAGGCAGCCGATCGCGTAGCAGCCTACTTTGGCGTACAGGTGGAGGAATCGCCTCTGCCGGAAGAGTTTCTTGAAGAGGGGGATATTGTACAAGTGGGCAATATGCAACTGGAAGTTATTTTCACACCCGGCCATTCCCCGGGGGAAATCTGCCTGTATTGCCGTGCAGAGCAGTTTCTCATTGCCGGTGATGTATTGTTTTATCAAAGCATTGGCCGAACAGACCTGCCGGGAGGTGATTATGAAACCCTGATTGCAAGCATTAAGAAGAAAATTTTGCCTCTCGGTGATGAAGTGAAAGTGTATTCCGGCCACGGGCCGGAAACTACCATTGGTTTTGAAAGGCGGAACAATCCGTTTTTGCTATGA
- a CDS encoding multidrug transporter, protein MSPAVRTHLALLGANLLYGGNYSIAKIAMPHPIAPFGFIAIRVICAVFFFHVVHWIFIREKVSRQDLGRLFLCGVFGVALNQLSFFKGLSLTTPINASLMMITTPIAVLLIASLSKVERLTVSKISGILCGAAGAALIILNGQLDALHPHGQLGDIFVLINATSYAVYLTLVKPLMARYHPLTVVKWAFTFGLLFVLPAGGKQLAAIPWHSLTVPAWLSLAYVVIGATFFTYLLNVIALTRANPSLVGTYIYLQPLIAATIALTLGQEELNVFKIGASALIFAGVYLVSLRQEKRIPIPQ, encoded by the coding sequence ATGTCTCCTGCTGTGCGCACCCATCTTGCCCTGCTGGGCGCTAACCTGCTGTATGGCGGCAATTACAGTATTGCCAAGATTGCCATGCCTCACCCGATAGCTCCTTTTGGTTTCATAGCGATACGTGTCATTTGCGCAGTGTTTTTTTTTCATGTAGTTCATTGGATATTTATCCGGGAAAAGGTGAGCCGCCAGGATCTTGGACGATTATTTCTTTGCGGTGTCTTCGGAGTAGCCCTCAATCAGCTTTCCTTTTTCAAAGGGCTGTCTCTCACCACTCCAATTAATGCCTCCCTGATGATGATTACCACACCCATAGCTGTGCTGCTTATTGCTTCGCTCAGCAAAGTGGAGCGGCTTACCGTTTCCAAAATATCAGGCATCCTGTGCGGAGCGGCCGGTGCGGCACTTATTATTCTGAACGGTCAACTGGATGCCTTACATCCACATGGCCAGCTGGGAGACATTTTTGTTTTAATCAACGCTACTTCCTACGCTGTATACCTCACGCTGGTAAAGCCCCTGATGGCACGCTATCACCCTCTGACGGTAGTGAAGTGGGCTTTTACGTTCGGTCTGCTCTTTGTGCTGCCGGCAGGGGGAAAACAACTGGCAGCTATTCCGTGGCATTCCCTGACTGTGCCTGCCTGGCTCAGCCTTGCATATGTGGTCATCGGAGCTACTTTCTTTACTTACCTGCTTAATGTGATTGCTCTCACCCGGGCCAATCCCTCACTGGTTGGTACGTATATCTACCTGCAGCCCCTGATTGCTGCAACCATTGCCCTGACTCTGGGTCAGGAAGAGCTGAATGTGTTTAAGATAGGGGCTTCGGCTCTGATTTTTGCAGGTGTTTATCTGGTTAGCCTGCGGCAGGAAAAAAGAATCCCTATTCCACAGTAA
- the glmS gene encoding glutamine--fructose-6-phosphate aminotransferase [isomerizing] has product MCGIVGYIGHRPAYPILINGLKRLEYRGYDSAGIALFNNGLHVYKCAGKVTDLENHVQGQDTSGTVGIGHTRWATHGAPNDINAHPHVSESGNITIIHNGIIENYASLKEELLSRGHRFITDTDTEVLVNLIEDIQKNSNVDLAEAVRLALNEVVGAYAIVLLAKDSPNQLIAARKGSPLVIGIGENEFFLASDPTPIVEHTKNVVYLNDEEIAVVTRNGQLSIKTIHNKNKTPYVQELELQLEMLEKGGFDHFMLKEIYEQPDSVRDSMRGRLNVQRGLVQLGGIKDYFEKLLRARRIVMTACGTSWHAALVGEYLLEDLARIPVEVDYASEFRYRNPILYEDDIVIAISQSGETADTLAAIELAKAKGATILGICNVVGSSIARTTHAGIYTHAGPEIGVASTKAFTAQVTVLTLMALSLGYENGSLSESRYMQLLKELNQIPEKIKQVLENNQRIREIAHTFAESSNFLYLGRGYNFPVALEGALKLKEISYIHAEGYPAAEMKHGPIALIDEAMPVVFLATNVSAYDKILSNIQEVKARKGRVIAIVSKGDEVIKNIAEFVIEIPETEEPLTPLLSVIPLQLLAYHIAVLRGCNVDQPRNLAKSVTVE; this is encoded by the coding sequence ATGTGCGGCATCGTTGGCTACATTGGGCACCGGCCTGCTTATCCCATTTTGATTAATGGACTCAAACGCCTGGAGTATCGCGGATATGATAGTGCTGGTATTGCTTTGTTTAACAATGGACTGCATGTATACAAGTGTGCCGGTAAAGTTACTGACCTGGAAAATCATGTGCAGGGTCAGGATACGTCCGGCACCGTAGGCATCGGGCATACCCGCTGGGCCACCCATGGAGCACCCAACGATATAAATGCTCATCCGCATGTTTCTGAATCCGGAAACATCACCATTATCCATAACGGAATCATAGAGAACTATGCTTCCCTAAAGGAAGAACTCCTCAGTCGGGGCCACCGTTTTATCACCGATACGGATACCGAAGTGCTGGTCAATCTGATTGAAGACATTCAGAAAAACAGCAACGTTGACCTTGCCGAAGCCGTAAGGCTGGCGCTCAATGAAGTGGTGGGCGCTTATGCCATCGTCCTGCTTGCAAAAGATAGCCCCAATCAGCTCATAGCAGCCCGTAAGGGAAGCCCGCTGGTTATCGGTATCGGAGAAAATGAATTTTTCCTGGCCTCCGATCCCACACCCATTGTGGAACATACCAAAAACGTAGTTTATCTCAATGATGAAGAAATAGCCGTGGTAACCCGCAACGGTCAACTCAGCATCAAGACAATTCATAACAAGAATAAAACACCCTATGTGCAGGAACTGGAGTTGCAGTTGGAAATGCTGGAAAAGGGTGGCTTTGACCACTTCATGCTGAAGGAGATTTATGAGCAGCCCGATTCGGTAAGAGACAGTATGCGCGGACGGCTGAATGTTCAACGGGGTCTGGTACAGTTGGGCGGCATAAAGGATTATTTTGAAAAGCTGCTGCGTGCCAGACGCATCGTGATGACGGCCTGCGGCACCTCCTGGCATGCCGCTCTTGTAGGAGAATATCTGCTGGAAGATCTGGCGCGCATACCTGTGGAAGTGGATTATGCCTCTGAATTCCGCTACCGCAACCCCATCCTTTATGAAGATGATATTGTAATAGCTATTTCCCAATCCGGGGAAACAGCCGATACCTTGGCAGCCATTGAACTGGCAAAAGCCAAAGGGGCAACCATTCTGGGTATCTGCAATGTGGTGGGATCTTCCATTGCCCGCACCACACATGCCGGCATTTATACCCATGCCGGACCGGAAATAGGCGTGGCTTCCACCAAAGCATTTACGGCTCAGGTAACCGTGCTGACCCTTATGGCTTTATCATTGGGCTATGAAAACGGTTCTCTGTCCGAATCCCGCTATATGCAATTACTCAAAGAACTGAACCAGATTCCTGAAAAGATAAAACAGGTGCTTGAAAACAATCAGCGTATTCGTGAAATAGCCCATACCTTTGCCGAGTCTTCCAACTTTTTGTATCTGGGACGGGGGTATAATTTCCCGGTAGCACTGGAAGGAGCGCTCAAACTGAAAGAAATCTCCTATATCCATGCTGAAGGGTATCCGGCTGCAGAAATGAAGCATGGGCCTATTGCACTTATTGATGAAGCCATGCCGGTGGTTTTCCTGGCTACTAACGTAAGCGCGTATGACAAAATCCTCAGTAATATTCAGGAAGTTAAAGCCCGCAAAGGCAGAGTTATCGCTATAGTTTCAAAGGGCGATGAGGTGATTAAAAATATTGCCGAATTCGTGATTGAAATACCTGAAACGGAAGAACCGCTTACCCCCTTACTTTCCGTCATTCCGCTGCAATTGCTGGCTTATCATATAGCAGTGCTCCGGGGCTGCAATGTGGATCAGCCGAGAAACCTTGCCAAATCCGTTACTGTGGAATAG
- a CDS encoding glycogen synthase, translating to MEKKRILIVTQEMQPYLLETEIAKVTSTLPHHIFESGMDIRVLMPRFGNINQRRNRLHEVVRLSGINISVGDEDYPLIIKVASLPGIRLQVYFLDNDELFERKAVFRDKKQVFFPDNEDRMIFFCKGVLETVKKFGWPPHIIHCHGWMTSLIPYYLKTIYKDDPVFRNTKTVYSVYEPQFKETLSKEFLKKIGGTENVSKSELKFFEKATNVGLDLGGSTFADAVIIGSKNIAKEVNALLNKNGKPVLGYQAEDAFKEAYEKFYKSLLESK from the coding sequence ATGGAAAAAAAACGCATTCTGATCGTAACCCAGGAAATGCAACCTTACCTTCTTGAAACAGAAATCGCAAAGGTTACAAGTACGCTTCCCCACCACATTTTTGAAAGCGGCATGGATATCCGGGTGCTGATGCCCCGTTTCGGAAACATCAATCAAAGACGCAATCGCCTGCATGAGGTAGTGCGCCTTTCGGGTATAAATATCTCAGTAGGGGATGAGGATTATCCTCTCATCATTAAAGTAGCTTCTTTGCCGGGTATCCGGTTGCAGGTTTATTTTTTGGACAATGACGAGCTGTTCGAAAGGAAGGCCGTATTCCGGGACAAAAAGCAGGTGTTTTTTCCCGACAATGAAGACCGCATGATCTTTTTCTGCAAAGGCGTACTGGAAACAGTCAAGAAGTTCGGCTGGCCCCCGCATATCATTCATTGCCATGGGTGGATGACCAGCTTAATTCCTTATTATCTGAAGACCATCTATAAAGATGACCCGGTGTTCAGAAATACAAAAACCGTGTATTCAGTATATGAGCCTCAGTTTAAGGAAACCTTATCCAAAGAGTTTCTGAAGAAAATTGGCGGCACGGAAAATGTCAGCAAGTCGGAACTGAAGTTTTTTGAAAAAGCCACCAACGTTGGTCTTGACCTGGGGGGGTCAACTTTTGCCGATGCAGTGATTATAGGCAGCAAGAACATTGCCAAGGAAGTGAATGCTTTGCTGAATAAAAATGGAAAACCGGTGCTGGGCTATCAGGCAGAAGATGCGTTTAAAGAAGCCTATGAGAAGTTTTATAAATCACTGCTGGAGAGCAAGTAA
- the panC gene encoding pantothenate synthetase codes for MLIFKTVNELSRYLQTLKRAGRRIGFVPTMGALHAGHLSLVKTALGENDFCIVSIFVNPAQFNDPADLNRYPRTFERDLELLLSEGCHALFFPEVEEIYPAHLDIRVDVSFGFLFQTMEALHRPGHFEGVVKAVKRLLDIVEPHNLYMGQKDYQQFLIVQRMIEALHLPVRLVLCPTVREPDGLALSSRNQLLSPQEREAARQISRTLFQAAEKLKQGLPLDSIRAESVNDLKKEPLLQPEYFEIANAVTLRPLQEAETTGGIIICTAVKAGTVRLIDNVMIA; via the coding sequence ATGCTGATTTTCAAAACGGTTAATGAACTCAGCAGGTATCTGCAAACCTTAAAACGCGCGGGCAGGCGCATCGGTTTTGTTCCAACCATGGGGGCCCTCCATGCCGGCCACCTTAGTCTGGTGAAAACAGCTTTGGGCGAAAACGATTTTTGTATAGTGAGCATTTTTGTCAACCCTGCTCAGTTCAACGACCCGGCAGATCTGAATCGCTATCCGCGCACGTTTGAAAGGGATCTCGAACTGCTGCTGTCGGAAGGCTGCCATGCTCTTTTTTTTCCTGAAGTGGAGGAAATCTATCCCGCGCATCTGGATATCCGGGTAGATGTGTCGTTTGGTTTTTTATTCCAAACCATGGAGGCCCTGCATCGCCCCGGCCATTTTGAAGGAGTTGTAAAAGCGGTAAAACGCCTGCTGGATATAGTGGAACCCCACAATCTGTATATGGGCCAAAAAGATTATCAGCAGTTCCTTATCGTTCAGCGGATGATTGAAGCCTTGCACCTACCGGTGAGGCTTGTTTTGTGCCCTACAGTCCGCGAACCGGACGGACTGGCCTTGAGCTCACGCAACCAATTATTAAGCCCGCAAGAGCGGGAGGCCGCCCGGCAGATTTCCAGAACTTTATTTCAGGCAGCCGAAAAGCTGAAACAAGGGCTCCCGCTGGATAGCATCCGGGCTGAAAGTGTGAATGATTTGAAAAAAGAGCCTTTACTGCAACCCGAATATTTTGAGATAGCCAATGCTGTTACCCTCCGGCCGTTGCAGGAGGCTGAGACGACTGGCGGGATAATAATTTGCACTGCCGTAAAAGCAGGAACCGTGCGTCTGATTGATAATGTAATGATTGCTTAA
- the panD gene encoding aspartate 1-decarboxylase produces MIEVVKSKIHRVRVTEANLDYVGSITIDEDLMDAANIIENEKVQVVNVNNGERLETFVIKGQRGSGVICLNGPAARKCQVNDIVIIISYAAMDFEKAKRHTPVIIFPKDNKLS; encoded by the coding sequence ATGATAGAAGTAGTTAAATCCAAAATCCACCGCGTCAGGGTTACGGAGGCCAATCTGGACTATGTCGGCAGCATCACCATTGATGAAGATCTGATGGATGCAGCCAATATCATTGAAAACGAAAAGGTGCAGGTTGTGAACGTCAATAACGGGGAACGCCTGGAGACATTTGTTATCAAAGGCCAGAGAGGAAGTGGAGTTATCTGCCTGAACGGTCCTGCTGCCCGTAAGTGTCAGGTAAATGACATCGTCATTATTATTTCCTATGCCGCTATGGACTTTGAGAAAGCCAAAAGACACACCCCGGTGATTATCTTCCCGAAAGACAATAAGCTAAGCTGA
- a CDS encoding dolichol-P-glucose synthetase, translating to MKKNLFSAVKVIFFLGIGLLLIWLVVKDLNAEQRSQILQAFREANYWWLIPSAIVAFASHYSRAVRWNMMLRPMGYNPSATNSFLAVMIGYLANLAVPRLGEITRCGILNRYEKVPIYKSVGTVVTERAIDLIILFLLFLFVFLAEFNRLGDYASREILVPLRGKLLSTAAQGPKLLLAAALVLVTLSVLYLVRKKLKNLSIIKRIFGMILGFAEGLKAIKNVERPFIFLFHSLFIWAGYLFMLYFCFFCLPETSSLGLGAAVSLLAFGSLAMIATPGGIGTYPIIMQMILMRYLLPADPATNSAADAELLRLKAYAFGWIAWSGQTLMIIIVGLISLLILPLINRQKDGQD from the coding sequence TTGAAGAAAAATCTTTTTTCGGCCGTTAAAGTTATTTTCTTTCTCGGCATAGGCCTGTTGCTCATCTGGCTTGTAGTAAAAGACCTGAATGCAGAACAGCGCAGTCAGATTCTTCAGGCCTTCAGAGAGGCAAACTACTGGTGGCTCATCCCTTCGGCTATTGTGGCTTTTGCCTCGCATTACAGCAGGGCGGTGCGTTGGAATATGATGCTGCGTCCCATGGGCTACAACCCCTCGGCAACCAACTCCTTTCTGGCTGTAATGATTGGCTATCTGGCCAATCTGGCTGTACCTCGTCTGGGTGAAATCACCCGCTGCGGCATACTCAACCGCTATGAAAAGGTACCTATTTACAAATCAGTGGGTACCGTAGTAACGGAACGCGCCATTGACCTGATTATACTCTTTCTGCTGTTTCTGTTTGTTTTTCTGGCAGAATTCAACCGGCTGGGCGACTATGCCTCCCGTGAAATTCTGGTTCCGCTGCGGGGAAAATTGTTATCCACAGCAGCGCAGGGACCCAAGTTACTGCTTGCAGCAGCTCTGGTTTTGGTGACCCTATCTGTTCTTTATCTTGTAAGAAAAAAGCTGAAAAACCTGAGCATTATTAAGCGCATATTCGGTATGATACTGGGCTTTGCCGAAGGCCTCAAGGCAATTAAAAACGTAGAGCGCCCCTTTATTTTCCTGTTCCACTCCCTATTCATCTGGGCCGGATATTTATTCATGCTGTATTTCTGTTTTTTCTGTCTGCCGGAAACATCCTCACTCGGATTGGGAGCAGCTGTTTCGCTGCTGGCATTTGGCAGCCTCGCCATGATTGCCACTCCCGGAGGCATAGGTACTTACCCTATCATTATGCAAATGATATTGATGCGTTATCTGCTCCCGGCAGACCCTGCAACTAACTCTGCTGCCGATGCCGAATTACTTCGGCTCAAGGCCTATGCCTTTGGCTGGATAGCCTGGAGCGGACAAACTCTTATGATCATTATCGTGGGGCTTATTTCCCTGCTCATTCTTCCCTTGATAAACCGTCAAAAAGATGGACAAGACTAA
- a CDS encoding acyl-CoA dehydrogenase, producing MNFQLSEEHHLIRKAARDFAMQELLPGVIERDEKMIYPKEQVRKLAELGFLGMMVSPEYGGSGMDTISYVIAMEEISKVDASVSVIMSVNNSLVCWGLETFGTEEQKRKYLVPLAKGEIIGAFCLSEPEAGSDATSQRTTAVDMGDHYLLNGTKNWITNGSTAQVYLVMAQSRPELGHKGINAFIVERNWEGVTVGAKETKLGIRASDTTSIMFTNVKVPRENRIGEEGFGFKFAMKTLTGGRIGIAAQALGIAAGAYERALSYSKQRQAFGKEIAKHQAIQFKLADMATEIEAARLLCYKTAWEKDHHKDYTLSSSIAKVFASEVAMRTTIEAVQIHGGYGYVKEYHVERLMRDAKITQIYEGTSEVQRIVISRAILK from the coding sequence ATGAACTTTCAGCTTTCAGAAGAACATCACCTGATACGCAAAGCCGCCCGGGACTTTGCCATGCAGGAACTGCTGCCGGGAGTAATTGAACGGGATGAAAAAATGATTTACCCCAAAGAGCAGGTGCGTAAACTTGCGGAGCTGGGATTCCTCGGAATGATGGTTTCTCCTGAATACGGAGGAAGTGGAATGGATACGATATCCTACGTCATTGCTATGGAAGAAATATCCAAAGTAGATGCCTCCGTCTCCGTCATCATGTCGGTAAATAATTCATTGGTGTGTTGGGGTTTGGAAACTTTTGGCACCGAAGAGCAGAAAAGAAAATATCTTGTTCCTCTTGCCAAAGGTGAAATCATCGGAGCATTCTGCCTTTCAGAACCGGAAGCGGGCTCTGATGCCACCTCTCAACGCACCACAGCTGTTGATATGGGAGATCATTACCTGCTCAACGGCACAAAAAACTGGATTACCAATGGCTCCACCGCACAGGTTTATCTGGTTATGGCTCAAAGCCGCCCGGAACTAGGCCACAAAGGCATTAATGCCTTTATTGTTGAGCGCAACTGGGAAGGTGTTACTGTGGGAGCCAAAGAAACCAAGCTTGGCATCCGGGCTTCTGACACCACCTCCATCATGTTTACCAATGTGAAAGTGCCTCGTGAAAACCGAATCGGAGAAGAAGGCTTCGGTTTTAAGTTTGCCATGAAAACGCTCACCGGAGGAAGAATAGGCATAGCAGCACAAGCCCTCGGCATAGCTGCTGGCGCCTACGAGCGGGCATTGTCTTATTCCAAGCAGCGGCAGGCCTTTGGAAAAGAAATAGCCAAACACCAGGCTATTCAGTTTAAACTAGCCGATATGGCTACGGAAATTGAAGCAGCCCGGCTACTCTGCTACAAAACAGCCTGGGAAAAAGATCATCATAAAGATTACACACTCTCCAGCTCCATAGCGAAAGTTTTTGCCTCAGAAGTAGCCATGCGCACCACCATTGAAGCCGTTCAGATACATGGCGGATATGGATATGTAAAAGAATATCATGTAGAGCGCCTGATGCGCGATGCCAAGATTACTCAGATTTATGAAGGCACCTCAGAGGTACAAAGGATTGTGATTTCGCGCGCTATACTTAAATAA
- a CDS encoding iron-sulfur-binding protein, with product METGASFTTPVTFTADALAEVKRLYHESGSAVGKGLRVGVKGGGCSGFSYVLEFDTKGSMDEEYEVEGLKVFMNKAHRIYLEGMIIDYKDGLDARGFIFHNPNATKTCGCGSSFAA from the coding sequence ATGGAAACAGGTGCTTCATTCACTACACCAGTTACGTTTACAGCCGATGCACTTGCTGAAGTGAAAAGGCTTTATCACGAGTCGGGTTCTGCCGTAGGGAAAGGGTTGCGTGTAGGAGTAAAAGGCGGAGGTTGCTCAGGATTTAGCTACGTGCTGGAGTTTGATACAAAAGGCAGTATGGATGAAGAGTATGAAGTGGAAGGACTGAAAGTTTTTATGAACAAAGCGCATAGGATTTATCTGGAAGGGATGATAATTGACTACAAAGATGGGCTGGATGCCCGGGGCTTCATTTTTCATAATCCTAATGCGACAAAAACCTGTGGTTGCGGAAGTTCTTTCGCAGCGTAA
- a CDS encoding 5'-nucleotidase translates to MRFPLCITSVAIVFASCHTVLRPVQTTATYYSVDHTLPADSLIQQFIQPYHDSLARSLNNVIAVSSIEMPKGKPESLLGNFLADLLLEMARKYNNDSTDISILNYGGIRLPSLPAGPITTGMVYELMPFDNYLVVMRLKGKRIEQLFHTIAADGGWPVAGASFVIKDGRATQIFIQHEPLDTLREYTVALSDYLADGGDNLLFLREENRKNLGIFIRDIIIEYMHEQTLQNKLLSATLDKRISQ, encoded by the coding sequence ATGCGTTTTCCGCTGTGCATTACGTCTGTAGCTATCGTCTTTGCTTCTTGCCATACGGTGCTGCGTCCGGTGCAGACTACGGCAACTTATTATTCGGTTGATCATACACTACCCGCTGACTCCCTCATTCAGCAATTTATTCAACCTTATCATGACAGCCTTGCCCGCAGCCTCAACAACGTCATCGCTGTTTCTTCCATAGAAATGCCTAAAGGCAAGCCTGAATCGCTGCTGGGTAATTTCCTTGCTGACCTGCTTTTGGAAATGGCAAGAAAATATAACAATGACAGTACTGACATAAGCATCCTGAATTATGGAGGAATACGTCTGCCCTCCCTTCCTGCAGGACCCATCACCACAGGCATGGTCTATGAGCTGATGCCTTTTGATAATTACCTTGTGGTCATGCGGCTGAAAGGCAAACGAATAGAGCAACTCTTTCATACTATCGCTGCAGATGGCGGATGGCCGGTTGCGGGAGCATCTTTTGTGATAAAAGATGGTCGTGCCACACAAATATTCATTCAACATGAACCTTTGGACACACTGCGGGAATATACCGTGGCCCTTTCTGATTATCTTGCTGACGGAGGTGATAATTTGCTTTTTTTGCGTGAGGAAAACAGAAAAAATTTAGGTATCTTCATTCGTGACATCATTATAGAATATATGCACGAACAAACACTTCAAAACAAGCTGCTTTCAGCCACTCTGGATAAAAGAATCAGCCAATGA
- a CDS encoding metallophosphatase, with translation MKRRIFLQRTLLSSGLLALGGFPFSAFASGELIKLTILHTNDTHSRIEPFPADSKFPNLGGIARRAALVKNIRQQEQHVLLFDSGDIFQGTPYFNYFRGSVEMELMSKVGYDAATIGNHDFDAGVEGLAKQMPLATFPMIATNYDFRDTPMEGKTRPFAVFQKGSVIIGVIGLGIELEGLVPPKLYGNTRYLEPVKSANKTARMLKKEYGCDLVLCLSHLGYKYGTPKISDIVLAQNTEHIDLILGGHTHTFLQQPDVIRNRKNQPVLVNQVGWGGVVVGRIDIVFDYTKKSKKIFSEPVKVS, from the coding sequence ATGAAAAGAAGAATTTTTCTCCAAAGAACACTTCTGTCATCCGGCTTACTGGCGCTGGGTGGTTTTCCTTTTTCAGCTTTTGCCAGTGGTGAACTAATAAAGCTTACTATTCTGCACACCAACGACACCCACAGCAGAATTGAACCCTTTCCTGCTGATTCCAAATTCCCTAATCTGGGTGGAATAGCCAGACGTGCTGCTTTAGTTAAAAACATCAGACAGCAGGAACAGCATGTTTTACTTTTTGACAGCGGAGATATTTTTCAGGGAACACCATACTTTAATTATTTTCGCGGCTCCGTGGAAATGGAGCTGATGAGTAAGGTGGGCTATGATGCTGCAACTATAGGCAATCATGACTTTGATGCAGGCGTGGAAGGGCTGGCCAAACAAATGCCACTGGCTACATTCCCGATGATTGCCACCAACTATGATTTCAGAGATACTCCTATGGAAGGTAAAACACGGCCTTTTGCAGTTTTTCAAAAAGGCAGCGTAATCATCGGAGTGATTGGTTTAGGTATTGAGCTGGAAGGATTGGTGCCCCCGAAACTCTATGGCAATACACGGTATCTTGAACCAGTAAAAAGCGCAAATAAGACAGCACGGATGCTGAAAAAAGAATACGGATGCGACCTTGTGTTGTGTTTATCTCATCTGGGATACAAATACGGAACTCCCAAAATTTCAGACATCGTGCTTGCACAAAATACTGAGCACATTGACCTGATTCTGGGAGGCCACACGCATACGTTTTTGCAGCAACCGGATGTCATTCGTAATAGAAAAAATCAGCCGGTGCTGGTAAACCAAGTCGGCTGGGGAGGAGTGGTTGTGGGCAGAATAGATATTGTTTTTGACTATACAAAAAAGAGCAAAAAAATTTTTTCCGAGCCTGTAAAAGTTTCCTAA